One window from the genome of Gimesia aquarii encodes:
- the scpB gene encoding methylmalonyl-CoA decarboxylase, with protein MSFITVSNEDRIGTIVFNNYQKRNALSADLITEVLSALKTMQQNGTRAVVLRAATFEKVWSAGHDVDELPQADTDPLPYDDPLEKLLRAVRSFPAPVIAMVHGSVWGGACDLIMNCDLVLADETCAFAITPAKLGLPYNASGFQSFLSRLPLNIVKELFFTANLLTAERAERAGLVNQIVPHAELESQTYEIARTIASRSAASIAVAKTTLNMLSQAVPLSASQFEYIHGLRRKVYYGPDYHEGIQAFLEKRAPVFRVDPELNDTP; from the coding sequence ATGTCTTTTATCACAGTCAGCAATGAAGATCGAATTGGAACGATTGTGTTCAACAACTATCAGAAGCGAAACGCTTTGAGTGCCGATCTGATCACCGAAGTGTTATCAGCCCTTAAGACAATGCAACAAAATGGCACGCGCGCCGTAGTGCTGCGGGCAGCGACCTTCGAAAAAGTCTGGTCAGCCGGTCATGATGTGGATGAACTCCCGCAGGCGGATACAGACCCACTCCCTTACGATGATCCGCTCGAAAAGCTGCTACGGGCTGTACGCAGTTTTCCCGCCCCTGTGATCGCGATGGTGCACGGCTCCGTCTGGGGAGGCGCGTGTGACCTGATTATGAATTGCGATCTGGTTCTCGCTGATGAAACCTGTGCCTTCGCAATCACCCCTGCCAAACTGGGACTCCCGTATAATGCATCGGGATTCCAAAGCTTTCTTTCCAGGCTACCTCTTAACATTGTCAAAGAGCTGTTCTTCACGGCCAACCTGCTGACGGCAGAGCGGGCCGAGCGAGCCGGACTGGTCAATCAAATCGTGCCCCATGCAGAATTGGAAAGCCAAACCTATGAAATAGCGCGGACCATCGCGTCTCGATCAGCGGCATCGATTGCCGTTGCCAAAACAACGCTGAACATGCTCAGTCAGGCCGTACCACTTAGTGCATCGCAGTTCGAGTACATTCATGGGCTGCGACGGAAAGTCTATTATGGTCCCGACTATCACGAAGGCATCCAGGCCTTTCTTGAAAAACGCGCCCCCGTATTCCGAGTTGATCCGGAATTAAACGACACTCCCTGA
- a CDS encoding acetyl-CoA hydrolase/transferase family protein: MDAADLYTAKLKSTAEAVALISEGETVSAGMAIGQPPALVAALGDRLRTNGLKSIRFYYKIGMQPISDSLLVEGVREKIDPHCFFLSGTEHQIIKDQQQTGHKVMSFVPVHFSDLPRLFKEIIDLDTFLVTVSPMDGGGYFSLGTNNDFASTAARHCRRLLVEVNQNMPRVFGQSQIHVSEVEAIVENHVPLIEAGVAETSEAGRAIGALIAPLVPDGATIQLGIGRVPSGVAEALSNHQDLGIHTELFSPSMADLIRKGVITGKKKTLHPFKHVFTVAFGTRESYAFMNDNAAFESYPSSYVNDIRVISQHDNFVSINTAIEIDLYGQVNAEFIGEHEYSGSGGQYDFVKGASLSKGGKSIIALQSTARKGTLSTIVPKVGMVTDPRMDVEYVCTEHGIVNLRGKSTKERAEALISIAHPDFRDELTAAAKRVTLI, encoded by the coding sequence ATGGACGCCGCTGATCTGTATACTGCAAAACTCAAAAGTACTGCTGAAGCAGTCGCACTGATTTCAGAAGGTGAGACCGTCTCGGCTGGTATGGCAATCGGACAACCGCCCGCACTGGTAGCGGCGCTGGGAGATCGCCTGCGAACGAATGGCCTCAAATCGATTCGCTTTTACTATAAGATCGGAATGCAGCCGATTAGCGACTCACTTCTGGTGGAAGGCGTCAGGGAAAAAATTGACCCCCACTGTTTCTTCCTGAGCGGCACCGAACACCAGATTATCAAAGACCAGCAGCAGACAGGTCACAAGGTGATGAGTTTTGTCCCCGTACACTTCAGCGACCTTCCTCGGCTGTTCAAAGAAATCATCGATCTCGATACGTTTCTGGTTACAGTCAGTCCCATGGATGGGGGCGGCTACTTCTCTCTGGGTACGAACAACGATTTCGCTTCCACCGCTGCACGGCATTGCAGGCGTCTGCTCGTTGAGGTCAATCAAAACATGCCTCGAGTATTCGGGCAATCACAGATTCATGTCAGTGAAGTCGAGGCCATTGTGGAAAATCATGTACCACTCATTGAGGCAGGAGTGGCTGAAACTTCGGAAGCAGGCCGTGCCATTGGTGCTTTGATCGCACCATTGGTCCCTGATGGTGCAACGATCCAGCTGGGCATTGGACGTGTGCCTTCGGGGGTTGCCGAGGCATTGAGCAATCATCAAGACCTGGGAATTCACACGGAACTGTTTTCTCCCAGCATGGCCGACCTGATCCGTAAAGGAGTGATTACCGGGAAAAAGAAAACGCTGCATCCCTTTAAACATGTCTTCACGGTCGCTTTCGGAACCAGAGAATCATACGCGTTCATGAACGATAACGCAGCGTTCGAAAGTTATCCCTCATCTTATGTCAACGATATCCGTGTCATCTCACAACATGACAACTTTGTCTCCATCAACACGGCTATCGAAATCGATCTGTACGGCCAGGTGAATGCCGAGTTTATCGGAGAGCATGAATACAGTGGCTCCGGTGGCCAGTATGATTTTGTAAAGGGAGCCTCCCTGTCGAAAGGGGGAAAATCCATCATCGCATTGCAATCGACGGCACGCAAAGGAACGCTCTCGACAATCGTGCCCAAGGTCGGCATGGTGACAGACCCGCGGATGGATGTGGAATACGTCTGCACTGAGCACGGCATTGTCAATTTGAGAGGCAAATCAACCAAGGAACGGGCCGAAGCATTGATCAGCATCGCTCATCCTGATTTTCGAGATGAACTGACCGCAGCCGCAAAACGCGTGACTCTAATTTGA